From a region of the Kwoniella mangroviensis CBS 8507 chromosome 1 map unlocalized Ctg01, whole genome shotgun sequence genome:
- a CDS encoding calmodulin, with protein sequence MAEQLPQWTRIGRNTDEQQLCTIEFKEAFSLFDKDGDGTITTKELGTVMRSLGQNPTQAELEDMINEVDADGNNSIDFAEFMTLMARKMHDTDSEDEIREAFKVFDKNNDGHISAAELKHVMTNLGEKLSDAEISEMIREADKDGDGMIDYNEFVTMMMAKPSRASFPYFGT encoded by the exons ATGGCTGAGcaattg CCGCAATGGACCAGGATAGGAAGGAATACTGATGAGCAGCAACTATGCACGATAGAATTCAAGGAGgctttctctcttttcgaCAAAG ACGGAGATGGAACCATCACCACCAAGGAGCTCGGTACCGTCATGAGATCTCTCGGTCAAAACCCTACTCAAGCTGAGCTTGAGGATATGATcaatgag GTCGATGCCGACGGAAACAACTCTATCGACTTTGCCGAATTCATGACTCTCATGGCTAGAAAGATGCACGACACTGATTCCGAAGACGAGATCAGAGAAGCCTTCAAG GTCTTCGATAAGAACAATGACGGTCATATTTCCGCCGCTGAATTGAAACATGTCATGA CCAACCTCGGTGAGAAACTCTCGGATGCTGAAATCAGTGAAATGATCAGAGAAGCAGACAAGGACG GTGACGGTATGATCGATTACAACGAATTTGTCACAATGATGATGGCCAAA CCAAGTAGAGCATCTTTCCCATACTTTGGGACTTGA
- a CDS encoding chlorophyll synthesis pathway protein BchC, producing MSNVPSEMSALYYHEARNFEVKKVPVPTIDDNEILLKVDICGVCGTDQHIHEGEFISKFPLIPGHEAVGKVVAMGKNVKGFEVGDRVAADVGETCGWCHYCRKGDELFCEHFSPAGVARDGGFADYIKYHFAKCYKIKNLSDEEATLLEPASCAIHGMDKLKMPFGSKVLLIGAGPTGLILAQLMKLGGAAHITIAANKGIKMDIARKVDAADAYIDLDRKDAAAQWAKIKEENPYGFDVVAECTGVESIVNDAINYVTRGGTLLVYGVYEDKARLPSWSPTDIFVNEKRIIGSFSQTYCFPRAIELLDSGKIKTTGMVTDVFDLKDYQKALDKMATRQALKIAIKP from the exons ATGTCCAACGTCCCATCTGAAATGAGTGCTTTGTACTACCACGAA GCTAGAAACTTCGAGGTCAAGAAGGTACCTGTACCTACCATCGATGACAATGAGATCCTCctcaaag TCGACATCTGTGGTGTTTGTGGTACCGAC CAACACATCCACGAAGGTGAATTTATCTCCAAATTCCCTTTGATCCCAGGACACGAAGCTGTCGGTAAAGTCGTCGCTATGGGAAAGAACGTCAAAGGATTTGAAGTTGGTGATCGAGTCGCTGCCGATGTAGGAGAGACCTGTGGATGGTGTCACTACTGTCGAAAAGGTGATGAATTGTTCTGTGAACACTTCAGTCCTGCTGGTGTTGCCAGAGATGGTGGTTTTGCCGATTACATCAAATA CCACTTCGCCAAATGttacaagatcaagaacctcTCCGACGAAGAGGCTACCCTCCTCGAACCCGCTTCATGTGCCATCCACGGTATGGACAAGCTCAAGATGCCCTTCGGTTCAAAGGTTCTCTTGATCGGTGCTGGTCCAACCGGTTTGATCTTGGCTCAATTGATGAAGCTCGGTGGTGCCGCTCACATCACCATTGCCGCCAACAAGG GTATCAAGATGGACATTGCTCGAAAAGTCGACGCTGCCGATGCTTACATCGATCTTGACCGAAAGGACGCCGCTGCCCAATGGGCCAAGATCAAGGAAGAGAACCCATACGGTTTCGATGTCGTTGCTGAATGTACCGGTGTCGAATCGATCGTTAACGACGCTATCAACTACGTTACTCGAGGTGGTACTCTTTTGGTGTACGGTGTATACGAAGATAAAGCCAGATTACCTTCTTGGTCACCTACCGATATCTTCGTAAACGAAAAGAGAATTATCGGTTCTTTCTCCCAAACATACTGTTTCCCTCGAGCTATCGAGCTCTTGGATTCAGGTAAAATCAAGACTACCGGTATGGTCACCGATGTGTTCGATTTGAAAGATTACCAAAAAGCTCTTGATAAGATGGCTAC TCGACAAGCCCTCAAGATCGCCATCAAACCTTAA